One genomic region from Spirosoma sp. KCTC 42546 encodes:
- the nth gene encoding endonuclease III, which produces MQKKERFRRFIEYFTEHYPEPKTELNFSNPYELLVAVILSAQCTDKRINQISPALFARFPEAESLAAASADEVFTYIRSVSYPNNKAKHLVGMARTLMEKFEGEIPATVEELQTLPGVGRKTAHVILSVVYNEPTMAVDTHVFRVSHRIGLAPLTATTPLAVEKALMAHIPKQYVPKAHHWLILHGRYICLARAPKCEECALREFCKYYEKVIGARS; this is translated from the coding sequence ATGCAAAAAAAAGAACGGTTCCGGCGTTTTATCGAGTACTTCACCGAGCATTACCCTGAACCCAAAACGGAACTGAATTTTAGTAATCCCTATGAATTACTGGTTGCCGTAATTTTATCGGCGCAGTGTACCGACAAACGGATCAATCAGATTTCGCCAGCTTTATTCGCCCGATTTCCAGAAGCAGAATCATTGGCGGCAGCCTCGGCCGATGAGGTGTTCACTTATATCCGTAGTGTCTCCTACCCCAATAATAAGGCAAAGCACTTAGTGGGAATGGCCAGGACGTTAATGGAAAAGTTCGAAGGGGAAATTCCGGCAACAGTCGAAGAATTACAGACGTTACCTGGTGTGGGCCGAAAAACAGCCCATGTGATTTTGTCGGTCGTGTATAATGAACCAACAATGGCAGTCGACACGCACGTATTTCGTGTTTCGCACCGAATTGGTTTGGCACCACTTACGGCCACCACTCCATTAGCAGTCGAAAAAGCCCTGATGGCTCATATCCCAAAGCAATACGTTCCCAAAGCACATCATTGGCTCATTTTGCATGGCCGTTACATATGCCTTGCCCGTGCTCCTAAATGCGAGGAGTGTGCGTTGCGAGAGTTTTGTAAATATTATGAAAAAGTAATAGGAGCGAGGAGTTAG
- a CDS encoding tetratricopeptide repeat protein — translation MKSVWLGMAMLGWCATCFAQSCPKLPELNFDRRSDIAYMDSLLSLGRAHRQFTARLPRGQSNDTLRLEGLRFMALVFKQMRGQQRDSSFLYAKQLEEQALIYHNDLYAVRALMLEEYYIRIVKGDYPHALQINQRASELCVKLPRESSPRWQVQMNMGDIYMLLKEYDNALAGYQLSLTLLSFNKSLTPKNRKLLTSQAISQIGEVYELKGLYEQARRQYEASRQIALDTHSQINVAYADERLGDFFLSRQQPEQAIDVFEEGLAVWTQLKDPPGQAAVWARLSECYTQINQPKLAIEFGEKAVAVAREAGYNRIRQMATQSLYRAYRLANQPEQALAMYEEYSILRDSLTNLKRVEELSAVQKKYDINQVRVAAEKERFIQQQQLINVRRQAELDRLRSEAERDQLASETRMNHLKQSIETERLRAESQKTRLEQRAHIDQLSHDIEQASLLRIVLVGGLAMLFGFAAVYYRKNRLINRQKLEIEALNHDLEDKVLARTIELKLANDQLRAKNREIEEALLRGQTLERKRMAADLHDSLGGLLAAIKTSLSALNPAKMADREQQIYHNLLNMSKEAFAEIRYLSHNLQPDELEKQGLSEALTRLVHKLNLSQKIVFSLENAELPRLDKTAEFNLYSICIELCSNILRHSEATEAQILFRRFNNELNMIVKDNGCGLNPNDATGMGLHNIQARMDLIQGRYEIHSGPNEGTTFIFILPVLSNLEKA, via the coding sequence ATGAAATCAGTTTGGCTTGGAATGGCAATGCTCGGCTGGTGTGCCACCTGCTTTGCCCAATCATGTCCTAAACTGCCGGAACTGAATTTCGATCGGCGGAGTGATATCGCCTATATGGATAGTTTGCTGTCGCTTGGCCGGGCACACCGACAATTTACTGCCCGTTTGCCTCGTGGACAAAGTAACGATACCCTGCGGCTGGAAGGCTTACGGTTTATGGCGCTTGTTTTTAAGCAAATGCGCGGGCAGCAACGCGATAGTAGTTTTCTGTACGCGAAACAGCTGGAAGAACAAGCCCTGATCTATCATAATGATCTCTACGCTGTCCGAGCCTTGATGTTAGAGGAATATTATATCAGGATCGTTAAGGGAGATTATCCACATGCACTCCAGATTAATCAGCGAGCTTCTGAACTATGTGTGAAATTGCCCCGTGAAAGCTCCCCCCGCTGGCAGGTGCAGATGAATATGGGTGACATTTATATGTTGCTGAAGGAGTACGACAATGCTCTGGCGGGTTATCAGCTTTCGTTGACTTTACTGAGTTTTAATAAATCACTAACGCCCAAAAACCGAAAGCTTCTGACCAGTCAGGCAATCAGCCAGATTGGCGAAGTTTACGAACTAAAAGGGCTGTATGAGCAGGCGCGCCGACAATATGAAGCGAGCCGCCAAATTGCTCTAGATACCCATTCACAGATCAATGTAGCCTATGCTGATGAACGGCTAGGGGATTTTTTCCTTAGTCGGCAACAGCCCGAACAAGCCATTGACGTTTTTGAGGAAGGGCTGGCAGTTTGGACTCAATTAAAGGACCCTCCAGGTCAAGCCGCCGTGTGGGCGCGACTATCGGAATGTTACACCCAGATCAATCAGCCTAAACTGGCTATCGAGTTTGGCGAAAAAGCGGTGGCTGTTGCTCGGGAAGCCGGTTATAATCGAATTCGGCAGATGGCTACCCAATCGTTGTACCGAGCCTACCGTCTGGCGAATCAACCCGAGCAGGCATTGGCTATGTATGAGGAGTACAGTATACTTCGCGATAGCCTGACCAACCTCAAGCGCGTAGAGGAGCTATCGGCCGTGCAGAAAAAATACGATATCAATCAGGTTAGGGTTGCTGCCGAAAAAGAGCGATTTATTCAGCAGCAGCAACTGATCAATGTGCGTCGGCAAGCTGAACTGGATCGACTGCGATCGGAAGCGGAACGCGATCAACTCGCCAGCGAAACCCGGATGAATCATTTGAAGCAGTCAATTGAAACTGAGCGGCTACGGGCCGAATCGCAGAAAACCCGATTGGAGCAGCGGGCACATATTGACCAACTGAGCCACGATATTGAACAGGCTAGTCTGTTGCGGATTGTGTTGGTTGGAGGGCTGGCCATGCTGTTTGGTTTTGCAGCCGTTTATTACCGTAAAAATCGGCTGATCAACCGTCAGAAACTGGAAATTGAAGCCCTCAATCATGATCTGGAAGATAAAGTACTCGCCCGAACGATTGAATTGAAACTCGCCAACGACCAACTACGGGCTAAAAACCGCGAAATAGAAGAAGCCTTATTGCGTGGTCAAACCCTCGAACGGAAGCGGATGGCGGCCGATTTACACGATAGCCTTGGTGGCTTACTGGCGGCCATTAAAACAAGCTTGTCAGCCCTTAATCCTGCAAAGATGGCTGATCGAGAACAACAGATTTATCATAATCTGTTGAATATGAGTAAGGAAGCGTTTGCCGAAATACGGTACTTGTCCCACAATCTGCAACCCGACGAACTGGAGAAACAAGGCTTATCGGAAGCTCTTACGCGACTGGTTCACAAGCTTAACCTTAGCCAGAAAATTGTGTTCAGCTTAGAAAACGCTGAATTGCCTCGCCTAGATAAAACCGCCGAGTTTAACTTATATTCGATTTGCATTGAACTGTGCAGCAATATTCTTCGGCACTCCGAAGCAACAGAAGCCCAAATATTGTTCCGTCGGTTCAATAATGAGCTGAATATGATAGTTAAAGACAATGGTTGTGGCTTGAATCCAAATGATGCAACCGGGATGGGCTTGCACAATATTCAGGCCCGTATGGACCTGATTCAGGGACGGTATGAGATTCATTCCGGCCCTAACGAAGGAACGACCTTCATTTTCATTCTCCCTGTGTTATCGAATCTGGAAAAAGCCTGA
- a CDS encoding DUF2442 domain-containing protein — protein MRFLTSITPLDGYRLACTFDNGIEKIADITQYMQAEAFKPLHNPNVFNNVQNRQYYVEWLDGEVDLTADTLWHIGIALQRV, from the coding sequence ATGCGGTTCCTGACTAGTATAACACCTCTTGATGGTTATCGATTGGCCTGTACGTTTGACAATGGCATTGAAAAAATTGCGGATATCACTCAATATATGCAAGCCGAAGCGTTTAAGCCCTTGCATAATCCCAATGTATTCAACAACGTGCAGAATCGACAGTATTACGTAGAATGGCTTGACGGTGAAGTGGACTTGACTGCCGACACGCTATGGCATATAGGGATAGCTTTGCAGCGTGTTTGA
- a CDS encoding M28 family peptidase, which yields MKKIITLLFTLIVGYTQAQTTDSVAIRKIYNEALSNGKSYEWLRHLTKQIGPRLSGSTGAQKAVDWTKQVMEKEGFDRVFLQEVMVPHWVRGAKEVAYIQNGKQKTTVPIAALGGSVATGPKGVEANVIEVTSFPELRALGADKVKGKIVFYNRPMDPTKINTFEAYGGAVDQRANGATEAAKLGAVGAIVRSMNPRHDDYPHVGGMRYGTGVPLIPTAAISTNGADLLSKSLKENPNLTFYFKQSCETLPDAKSYNVVGEIKGSEKPDEIIVVGGHLDSWDLAEGAQDDGAGCMQSIEVLRLFKALGIKPKRTLRAVMFMNEENGLRGGVQYADLAKKNNEKHMAAVESDAGGFTPRGFGIVGTPEQRAKVMPWKPLLAPYGLLEIGAGGGGADIGPLAQSGTVLFGFKPDSQRYFDYHHTAVDNFEVVSQRELELGAASMAALIYLLDQYGL from the coding sequence ATGAAAAAAATAATTACACTTCTCTTTACATTGATCGTCGGGTATACGCAGGCACAAACTACCGATTCCGTCGCTATCCGAAAGATTTACAATGAAGCACTCTCGAACGGGAAATCCTATGAATGGCTACGGCACCTCACGAAGCAGATTGGGCCGCGCCTGAGTGGCTCTACGGGCGCACAAAAGGCGGTTGACTGGACAAAGCAGGTGATGGAGAAAGAGGGCTTTGATCGAGTGTTTTTGCAAGAGGTGATGGTACCCCATTGGGTGCGGGGAGCCAAAGAAGTAGCTTATATTCAGAATGGCAAGCAGAAAACGACCGTGCCTATTGCCGCTTTGGGCGGATCGGTAGCAACAGGCCCAAAAGGGGTAGAGGCTAATGTGATTGAGGTGACAAGCTTTCCTGAATTGCGGGCATTAGGTGCTGATAAAGTGAAAGGGAAGATTGTATTTTACAATCGCCCGATGGACCCGACAAAAATCAATACGTTCGAGGCTTATGGCGGAGCGGTTGATCAACGCGCTAATGGAGCCACCGAAGCTGCCAAGCTCGGTGCCGTTGGGGCAATTGTCCGCTCAATGAATCCCCGTCATGACGATTACCCGCACGTAGGCGGCATGCGGTACGGTACGGGAGTTCCCCTGATTCCGACGGCAGCTATCAGTACAAATGGGGCCGATTTATTAAGCAAGTCGTTAAAAGAGAATCCGAACCTGACGTTTTACTTCAAACAAAGCTGCGAGACCTTACCCGATGCCAAGTCGTACAACGTAGTTGGTGAGATTAAAGGAAGCGAGAAGCCTGACGAAATCATTGTGGTTGGTGGACACCTGGATTCCTGGGATTTGGCCGAAGGCGCACAGGATGATGGCGCTGGCTGCATGCAGTCAATTGAAGTACTTCGGCTGTTTAAAGCCTTAGGCATTAAGCCGAAACGGACGCTACGGGCAGTTATGTTTATGAATGAAGAAAACGGCTTGCGTGGAGGAGTGCAATACGCTGATCTGGCCAAAAAGAATAACGAGAAGCATATGGCCGCCGTCGAGTCCGATGCGGGAGGCTTTACGCCACGTGGTTTCGGTATTGTTGGAACACCCGAACAACGCGCTAAAGTAATGCCCTGGAAACCGCTACTGGCTCCCTATGGCCTGCTGGAAATTGGTGCGGGTGGGGGCGGAGCCGATATTGGCCCTCTGGCTCAATCAGGCACGGTACTGTTTGGCTTTAAACCTGATTCGCAACGGTATTTCGATTACCACCATACGGCCGTGGATAATTTTGAAGTCGTTAGCCAGCGAGAGCTTGAGCTAGGTGCGGCTTCAATGGCGGCTCTGATCTATTTGCTGGATCAATATGGATTATAA
- a CDS encoding DUF4160 domain-containing protein: MPVISMFYGIIIRMFYFDNKEHHLPHIHVEYSGQKAVVSIPEGTLLTGNFPTGKLKLVQAWVEIHEDELMANWQLATEGSTVFKIDALK, from the coding sequence ATGCCTGTCATATCCATGTTTTATGGGATTATTATCCGAATGTTTTATTTTGACAATAAAGAACACCATTTGCCTCATATCCATGTAGAATACTCCGGCCAAAAGGCGGTCGTTTCTATTCCTGAAGGCACTTTACTTACGGGGAATTTTCCGACTGGGAAATTGAAGCTAGTCCAAGCCTGGGTGGAGATACATGAAGATGAACTAATGGCTAATTGGCAGCTTGCAACGGAAGGTAGTACTGTTTTTAAAATCGACGCGTTAAAATAG
- a CDS encoding DinB family protein, translating into MELIPMFLTEMEQEAKTTRKMLERIPDDKYDWKPHEKSMTVRQLAAHIANLPTWVTMALTTDGLDFAANPYKEDVINTTAELMNYMETCLADGKSQLVPENEAILNEPWTLRNGEEVYFVSPRHEVVRTAFCQIVHHRAQLGVFLRLLDIPIPGSYGPSADEQ; encoded by the coding sequence ATGGAACTGATTCCGATGTTTTTGACCGAAATGGAGCAGGAAGCAAAGACAACCCGCAAAATGCTTGAGCGTATTCCCGATGATAAGTACGACTGGAAACCTCACGAAAAAAGCATGACGGTCAGACAATTGGCTGCCCATATTGCCAACCTGCCTACCTGGGTAACCATGGCCTTAACAACAGATGGGCTGGATTTTGCCGCGAATCCCTACAAGGAAGACGTGATTAATACTACCGCCGAACTAATGAACTATATGGAAACGTGTTTGGCAGATGGTAAATCGCAATTAGTGCCCGAAAATGAAGCCATTCTGAACGAACCCTGGACCTTGCGAAATGGAGAGGAAGTCTATTTCGTTTCACCCCGGCATGAGGTTGTACGAACGGCGTTTTGCCAGATCGTTCACCACCGCGCCCAGCTAGGGGTATTTCTTCGGTTACTGGACATACCCATTCCCGGAAGCTACGGGCCCAGTGCCGATGAGCAGTAA
- a CDS encoding RNA polymerase sigma factor — protein MEKAQVNDSELISLYIRGNEKAFAKLVQRHKSKIYTTIYLIVKDQYVAEDLMQDTFIKAVDTLKSGRYNEEGKFLPWIIRIAHNLAIDYFRKDKRYPSVVFEDGSSVFNTLEFAEDSVESLQIRQETHEHLRELIQRLPEQQRQVLIMRHYEEMSFQEIADATGVSINTALGRMRYALINLRKQLSKRSPSYDKNIYPR, from the coding sequence ATGGAAAAAGCCCAGGTAAACGACAGTGAGTTGATTTCCCTGTACATCCGTGGTAATGAAAAAGCCTTTGCCAAATTAGTGCAACGGCACAAATCGAAGATTTACACAACTATTTATCTGATTGTTAAAGATCAGTACGTAGCAGAAGATTTAATGCAGGACACGTTCATCAAGGCCGTGGATACGCTTAAGTCGGGTAGATACAACGAGGAGGGAAAATTTCTACCCTGGATTATTCGAATCGCTCACAACTTGGCCATTGACTATTTCCGAAAGGATAAACGCTACCCCAGTGTGGTGTTTGAGGACGGAAGCAGTGTGTTCAATACACTTGAGTTTGCGGAGGATTCAGTAGAATCACTCCAGATTCGACAAGAAACACACGAGCACCTACGTGAGTTGATTCAGCGGTTGCCGGAACAGCAGCGTCAGGTACTTATTATGCGGCACTACGAGGAAATGAGTTTCCAAGAGATTGCCGATGCAACCGGCGTCAGTATAAACACGGCTTTGGGACGTATGCGTTATGCGCTGATTAATCTGCGCAAACAACTGAGCAAACGTTCGCCGAGTTATGATAAAAACATTTACCCAAGATGA
- the lpdA gene encoding dihydrolipoyl dehydrogenase, whose product MEYDVIMIGSGPGGYTGAIRCAQLGLKTAIIEKYPSLGGTCLNVGCIPSKALLDSSEHYYNAAHTFAEHGIKLADLQVDLAQMIKRKQEVVDVTTKGINFLMKKNKIDEIHGVGSFVDPHTIKITKADGSEQTITGKNIIIATGSKPSSFPSMPIDKQRVITSTEALKLAEVPKHLIVIGAGVIGAELGSVYARLGAKVSFVEFADSMIPTMDKTMGKELQKAIKKLGADFYFSHKVTKVENTGNEVVVSADTPKGEQITLTGDYCLVSVGRRPYTDGLNLEAAGVKADNRGRIEVDEHLRTNVPHIYALGDVIRGAMLAHKAEEEGTFIAETIVGQKPHIHYRLIPGVVYTWPEVASVGYTEEEVKQEGIPYKVGSFPFKALGRARASMDVDGLVKVLAHKETDEILGVHMIGARAADMIAEAVVAMEFRASAEDVSRMSHAHPTYTEAFKEACLDATDKRAINM is encoded by the coding sequence ATGGAATACGATGTGATTATGATTGGTTCGGGGCCAGGCGGCTACACAGGTGCCATTCGCTGTGCTCAACTCGGACTAAAAACGGCCATTATTGAAAAGTACCCATCGCTGGGGGGCACTTGCCTCAACGTTGGTTGCATTCCGTCGAAGGCGCTACTCGACTCGTCGGAGCATTATTACAATGCAGCCCATACCTTCGCCGAGCACGGAATCAAACTGGCTGATTTGCAGGTTGATCTGGCGCAAATGATTAAACGCAAGCAGGAAGTTGTTGATGTGACAACGAAAGGCATCAATTTCCTGATGAAGAAAAATAAAATCGACGAAATACACGGCGTCGGTTCGTTTGTGGACCCCCACACCATTAAAATAACGAAAGCCGACGGTTCTGAGCAGACGATTACCGGCAAGAACATCATTATTGCCACGGGTTCGAAACCATCGTCATTTCCGTCGATGCCCATCGATAAGCAGCGTGTCATTACCTCAACCGAAGCCCTGAAACTAGCGGAAGTTCCGAAACACCTGATCGTGATTGGAGCCGGTGTCATTGGAGCCGAATTAGGGTCAGTGTATGCCCGGCTTGGCGCAAAGGTTTCGTTTGTGGAGTTTGCTGATTCGATGATTCCGACAATGGATAAAACGATGGGTAAAGAACTTCAAAAAGCCATCAAAAAGCTTGGTGCCGATTTCTATTTCTCCCATAAAGTCACGAAGGTAGAAAACACGGGCAATGAAGTTGTGGTTAGCGCCGATACCCCAAAGGGAGAGCAAATCACACTCACCGGCGATTACTGCCTGGTTTCAGTAGGTCGTCGTCCTTACACCGACGGACTGAATCTTGAAGCCGCTGGTGTGAAAGCCGACAATCGGGGTAGAATTGAGGTGGATGAACATTTGCGCACGAATGTGCCGCACATTTACGCCCTTGGCGATGTGATTCGTGGCGCTATGCTGGCCCATAAAGCCGAAGAAGAAGGTACCTTCATTGCCGAAACCATTGTGGGGCAAAAACCACACATTCATTATCGGCTGATTCCGGGCGTAGTCTATACCTGGCCAGAAGTTGCCTCAGTAGGTTACACCGAAGAGGAAGTAAAGCAGGAAGGTATCCCTTACAAGGTCGGTTCCTTCCCGTTTAAGGCACTCGGTCGGGCACGGGCGAGCATGGATGTAGACGGACTCGTAAAAGTGTTAGCGCACAAGGAAACCGATGAAATTCTGGGCGTTCATATGATTGGTGCGCGTGCTGCCGATATGATTGCCGAAGCTGTCGTAGCAATGGAGTTTCGGGCATCGGCCGAGGATGTATCGCGCATGTCGCATGCCCACCCGACCTACACAGAAGCCTTCAAGGAGGCCTGTCTGGATGCTACTGATAAGCGGGCAATTAATATGTAA
- a CDS encoding nucleoside-diphosphate kinase, producing the protein MATNRTFTMIKPDAVEAGHTGAIIKMIEEAGFRIVAIRKTQLTGERAGQFYAVHRERPFYNDLRTYMSSGTIVPMILEKENAVADFRKLIGATNPAQAEEGTIRKLYAKSIEANAIHGSDSDENAEIEGSFFFAGTEQY; encoded by the coding sequence ATGGCAACGAACCGAACATTCACAATGATTAAGCCCGATGCCGTGGAGGCTGGGCACACAGGTGCAATTATCAAGATGATTGAAGAAGCGGGTTTCCGGATCGTAGCCATCCGTAAAACGCAACTAACCGGCGAGCGGGCTGGCCAATTCTACGCCGTTCACCGCGAACGCCCTTTCTACAACGATCTGCGGACCTATATGTCATCGGGCACTATTGTTCCCATGATTCTCGAAAAGGAAAACGCCGTCGCTGATTTTCGTAAACTAATTGGCGCTACAAACCCAGCCCAGGCAGAGGAAGGAACGATTCGGAAACTATATGCCAAGTCGATCGAAGCTAACGCTATTCACGGGTCGGATTCGGACGAAAACGCTGAAATCGAAGGTAGTTTCTTCTTTGCGGGTACGGAGCAGTATTAG
- a CDS encoding M1 family metallopeptidase, with translation MRVSYLLSIGGVCLALIGYGQKPIFSTPLSPRLANYQIDVKLDPVTKKLDGRETLTWKNSSNDVIRELQFHLYLNAFRNEQSTFMRESGGQLRGDQIDRNAKENPYGSIDVVSMKVRGGESLAYQFFQPDDANRDDHTVIRVPLSKPVGPGETIVLDIAFRAKLPKIFARTGFSRDFFLVGQWFPKIGVYEPAGTRYQPAGPGATGRWNCHQFHAHSEFYADYGVYDVNITTPKDYWVSAVGLYQSEKLHSNGTKTILYHAEDVVDFAWTASPHFKVINDKWKRPSGGEVAIELVMQPEHVHQAQRHLDAAKAALTYFDKHLGKYPFPNLTIVDPPLHASGSFGMEYPTFITAGTASFLPAGARFPEEVTIHEFGHQYFMQLLATNEFEEAWLDEGFNQYYEGRIMDATYGARSSQIDLFGFRWGDLESSRDSYVHQDNPALGSSFGNTWQLPDGQYGVLTYSKTATWMRTLEGLVGRPVMDEIMQTYFIRWKFKHPDGQNFIDIVNELVPKRLGTKYGPNMDWFFKQVLYGDNVVDYELLSIRNRKQDGRQQSIVTVQNNGDAAMPVDILVHFDNGHEVMLFWDGKGRQHQFTVSENAKAVWANVDPKQKIYMDTNLNNNSLTLEPSSAPAAKFATKFLFWIENWMQWLAWLA, from the coding sequence ATGAGAGTTAGCTACTTGCTTAGTATCGGAGGGGTTTGCCTTGCCTTGATCGGTTATGGTCAAAAACCGATTTTCTCTACGCCGTTAAGCCCCCGTCTGGCGAATTATCAGATCGATGTAAAACTCGATCCAGTCACGAAAAAACTCGATGGGCGGGAAACGCTTACCTGGAAAAATTCGTCCAACGATGTAATCCGGGAGTTACAGTTTCACCTGTACCTGAACGCCTTCCGCAACGAGCAATCGACGTTTATGCGGGAATCGGGCGGGCAATTGCGGGGCGACCAGATTGACCGAAATGCGAAAGAAAATCCTTATGGTTCTATCGACGTCGTTTCCATGAAGGTTCGCGGAGGGGAGTCTTTAGCCTATCAATTTTTTCAGCCCGACGACGCAAATCGTGACGATCACACGGTGATTCGGGTTCCGTTAAGCAAACCCGTTGGACCGGGCGAGACGATTGTGCTCGACATCGCCTTTCGGGCTAAGCTGCCTAAGATTTTTGCCCGCACAGGGTTTAGTCGGGACTTTTTTCTGGTAGGCCAGTGGTTTCCCAAAATTGGCGTGTATGAACCCGCCGGAACCCGCTATCAACCTGCTGGCCCAGGCGCAACAGGCCGCTGGAACTGCCATCAGTTTCATGCCCATTCTGAGTTCTATGCCGATTATGGTGTTTATGATGTCAACATCACCACGCCAAAAGACTATTGGGTGAGCGCGGTTGGCCTTTACCAGTCCGAAAAACTGCATAGCAACGGCACAAAAACGATCCTCTATCATGCCGAAGATGTAGTCGATTTTGCCTGGACGGCTTCGCCCCATTTCAAGGTTATCAACGATAAATGGAAACGCCCTTCGGGTGGCGAAGTTGCCATAGAGTTGGTCATGCAACCCGAACATGTACATCAGGCGCAACGCCATCTGGATGCCGCAAAAGCCGCGTTAACCTATTTCGATAAGCACCTCGGCAAATACCCCTTTCCGAACCTAACCATTGTCGATCCTCCGCTACACGCCAGCGGTTCATTTGGCATGGAATACCCAACCTTTATTACAGCCGGAACGGCTTCGTTTTTGCCCGCCGGGGCGCGTTTTCCAGAAGAGGTGACGATTCATGAATTTGGGCACCAGTATTTTATGCAGTTGCTGGCTACGAATGAGTTTGAGGAAGCCTGGCTCGACGAAGGCTTCAATCAATACTACGAAGGCCGGATCATGGACGCCACCTACGGCGCTCGTTCGTCTCAAATCGACTTATTTGGGTTTAGATGGGGAGACCTGGAAAGTTCTCGGGATAGCTATGTGCATCAGGATAACCCAGCCCTTGGGTCTTCGTTTGGCAATACATGGCAGTTGCCCGACGGTCAATACGGTGTGTTGACTTATTCTAAAACGGCAACCTGGATGCGCACCCTGGAAGGTTTGGTTGGCCGACCGGTAATGGACGAAATCATGCAGACGTACTTCATTCGCTGGAAGTTCAAGCACCCCGACGGCCAGAACTTCATCGACATTGTAAATGAACTTGTTCCGAAGCGGCTTGGTACTAAATACGGCCCAAATATGGACTGGTTTTTCAAGCAGGTACTGTATGGCGATAATGTAGTGGATTACGAACTGTTATCGATTAGAAATAGAAAACAGGATGGTCGGCAGCAGTCTATTGTAACCGTACAAAACAATGGCGATGCCGCGATGCCAGTTGATATTTTAGTGCATTTCGACAATGGCCATGAAGTGATGTTGTTCTGGGATGGTAAAGGTCGTCAGCACCAGTTTACGGTTAGTGAGAACGCCAAAGCGGTTTGGGCGAATGTTGATCCCAAACAGAAGATTTATATGGATACCAACCTCAACAATAACAGTTTAACCCTGGAGCCATCGTCGGCTCCGGCCGCTAAATTTGCTACTAAGTTTTTGTTCTGGATCGAAAACTGGATGCAGTGGCTGGCCTGGCTGGCGTAA
- a CDS encoding NADH-quinone oxidoreductase subunit C produces MTFPEIIDLLSTQFGSDIQANTQNLQPYLTVPASQLVTICQFLRDDDRLFFDLLACVTGIDNGPDANTMEVIYNLTSIPYEHDLMLKVVIPRTTNSTGLPLVPTVSHIWRTADWHERETFDLLGIQFENHPDLRRILLPTDWVGYPLRTDYQEQEQYHGIKTK; encoded by the coding sequence GTGACCTTCCCCGAAATCATTGATCTCCTCAGCACTCAATTCGGCTCTGATATACAGGCAAATACCCAAAATCTACAACCCTACCTTACTGTTCCAGCCAGTCAGCTAGTAACCATTTGCCAATTTCTCCGCGACGATGACCGGCTATTTTTCGACTTGCTCGCCTGTGTTACGGGTATCGACAACGGTCCTGACGCCAACACAATGGAGGTTATCTACAACCTTACCTCTATCCCGTACGAACACGATCTGATGCTGAAGGTAGTCATACCGCGTACTACGAATAGCACCGGCTTACCACTAGTGCCAACTGTATCACACATCTGGCGAACCGCCGACTGGCACGAACGGGAAACCTTTGACCTGCTGGGGATTCAATTCGAAAATCACCCCGATCTCCGTCGAATACTCTTGCCAACAGATTGGGTTGGCTATCCGCTCCGTACCGACTATCAGGAACAGGAGCAATACCACGGCATAAAAACGAAGTAA